In Syngnathus typhle isolate RoL2023-S1 ecotype Sweden linkage group LG14, RoL_Styp_1.0, whole genome shotgun sequence, one genomic interval encodes:
- the LOC133166691 gene encoding collagen alpha-1(XXIV) chain isoform X4, producing MSWNFLLLLSACFAAFSGEEDYLAQRVDILDQLGLTAPRTTDNPYQRSAKASSTYPNVPWAPPNVPFAGRDGVALDSNSLSEAPVSSLFPPQFGEEFSVVLSVSSRRANNALISSFRDGRDRLRFAIRLLPRALLVYTAEETAVRFAYNWHDGQRRSFAIAVGARSVSFYSRCGALRQRRQRSRTLGNCAGPFTLGRSELKAAPFNGRICQLDVFPAARAAARYCDYLRKQCRPADTYRSSRPRRALALRANDSSMSNPVTRSSLGTADPPQTPINSKATVASDTVLQLDSTSSPTADSDLEEQRRISGLKDPTLQTDATNSPSDAGSTSRRHLPMTIGTTLLYGETNGDSLELDGSYDDRDGYDDGYEEADLLYDSDEDALRGPKGEPGLPGPPGPPGLPGRQGARGSRGPNGPAGKPGPAGPPGPKGAKGDPGLSPGQAAPGEKGDKGPPGLLGSDGFPGLQGPKGYPGPPGLPGERGIAGLPGEVGSAGYPGRQGAAGPEGNPGPKGVAGFIGPPGIAGPPGLEGERGISGPPGKAGPKGRQGVLGDVGERGATGPDGSEGPVGGTGITGFPGLGGEPGPEGPRGLPGVVGPKGPAGRAGLPGLKGDKGEVGQQGEPGEMGFQGDKGVPGASGSPGPRGKPGPPGQIGDIGPQGSPGPPGPEGFPGDIGVPGPNGPPGPKGLQGAQGVQGPMGPQGTQGDEGPLGLSGNPGPIGRPGRKGHLGEPGLDGLPGEKGDSGNVGKIGAQGLVGLVGMAGAMGNPGEKGDRGPTGPTGPAGEKGPRGYPGLPGSPGDIGMQGTPGPQGQRGSPGSGGTKGRRGPRGPDGPMGEAGPEGAKGEIGDIGLKGEPGFLGKVGIPGERGHPGKPGKAGIPGSSGERGAQGAPGSRGPLGEAGPDGEQGPDGGPGVEGEAGAVGEPGLKGDSGPPGAEGELGQDGIRGPAGPPGEDGPQGNDGPKGDPGECGQGGEPGDKGMEGDPGPAGPPGQPGKQGFRGPEGKPGSPGNRGRSGKKGEKGPPGLGGEPGDRGDIGPAGEAAPKGARGTRGPPGRPGIMGMEGQPGLAGYAGHPGKQGPIGPPGPKGEKGYPGEDNKTPGPSGPLGEPGTPGERGDRGEPGDEGYQGHTGTAGPRGAVGPPGLPGSAGMPGKPGRKGEMGAPGSAGKKGATGLNGAPGVEGPIGLPGPKGVKGYPGLDGPSGLTGLPGLAGKQGRQGQRGLLGPTGPPGRPGPRGSIGLPGPPGEPGPPGQKGEIGLPGDRGVSGVRGLEGATGDQGMKGETGSKGQPGEPGRPGLLGLQGFPGPKGPNGDVGLKGFHGPKGPTGTRGFTGPVGPEGKMGPMGKAGPRGPRGSGGEMGPQGPHGSPGPRGPPGAPGPTQKMDGSVILTPQRQLVDDHSLSDSKAALGNEESFQNSQVGLPDQNAEIFKTLHYLSGVIESIKKPVGTKENPTRVCKDLLDCHPKLKDGWFWIDPNLGCNSDAFQVFCNFTAGGQTCLHPLASNRMAFGVGNVQMKFLHLLSSEASQNMILHCLTAHSNSSTDTGLGSPGPPKAKESGRLRFRGWNKQMFESDTLLEPFVAKDECKIQDGSWHESHFFFYTQESQQLPIVELEESPTPRGNVKRHIEVGPVCFL from the exons ATGTC GTGGAACTTTCTTCTGCTCCTGTCAGCATGCTTTGCAGCATTCTCTGGAGAAGAAGACTACCTAGCTCAAA GAGTGGATATCCTCGATCAACTCGGGCTCACGGCTCCGAGAACAACAGACAATCCGTACCAAAGAAGTGCCAAAGCTTCAAGCACGTATCCCAATGTTCCCTGGGCACCTCCAAATGTCCCGTTTGCTGGACGGGATGGGGTAGCGCTAGACTCAAATTCTCTTTCTGAGGCTCCCGTGAGCAGTCTTTTTCCTCCACAATTTGGTGAGGAGTTTTCTGTTGTGCTAAGCGTGAGCTCCCGGCGAGCAAACAATGCTTTGATTTCCAGTTTCAGAGACGGCAGGGACAGACTGCGTTTTGCCATTCGGCTCctgccgcgcgcactgctcgtCTACACGGCGGAGGAGACCGCCGTCCGCTTTGCCTACAATTGGCACGACGGGCAGCGGCGCTCTTTTGCTATCGCCGTTGGAGCGCGCTCCGTGTCGTTCTATTCCCGTTGCGGAGCGCTGCGCCAACGACGGCAAAGGTCTCGGACGCTCGGCAATTGCGCTGGCCCCTTCACTTTGGGGAGGAGCGAGCTCAAAGCGGCGCCATTCAATGGGCGGATCTGCCAACTGGATGTGTTTCCTGCGGCCCGAGCTGCCGCGCGCTATTGCGACTACCTCCGAAAACAGTGCCGGCCGGCCGACACGTACCGATCGTCTCGGCCACGGCGCGCTTTGGCTCTCCGGGCAAACGATAGCTCCATGTCCAATCCCGTCACAAGGTCCTCTCTGGGAACAGCAGATCCTCCTCAAACGCCGATCAATTCCAAAGCAACGGTGGCCTCTGACACTGTGCTCCAACTCGATTCGACCTCAAGCCCTACAGCAGACTCAGATCTGGAAGAGCAGAGGCGCATTTCTGGATTGAAGGACCCGACTCTGCAGACTGACGCGACGAATTCGCCGAGTGACGCTGGGAGCACCAGCAGGCGACACCTGCCAATGACTATTGGAACTACTTTACTTTATGGTGAAACGAATGGAGACTCCTTGGAGCTGGATGGCAGTTACGACGATAGGGACGGCTACGACGATGGCTATGAAGAGGCAGACCTCCTGTACGACTCGGATGAAGATGCCTTACGTGGGCCCAAAGGAGAGCCGGGTCTTCCG GGTCCTCCCGGTCCCCCTGGTTTACCTGGTCGTCAAGGTGCAAGAGGCTCTCGG GGTCCCAACGGTCCTGCCGGAAAACCTGGACCAGCTGGACCCCCTGGACCCAAG GGTGCAAAAGGAGACCCGGGGCTGTCTCCGGGTCAAGCTGCACCAGGAGAAAAG GGTGACAAAGGTCCACCCGGACTGCTCGGTTCTGATGGTTTTCCAGGTTTGCAG GGTCCGAAAGGTTATCCAGGACCACCTGGGCTGCCAGGAGAGCGA GGCATAGCGGGACTTCCCGGGGAAGTGGGCTCTGCAGGTTACCCTGGCAGGCAG GGCGCCGCTGGCCCAGAAGGTAACCCGGGGCCCAAGGGGGTTGCT GGTTTTATTGGACCTCCTGGTATAGCTGGACCACCAGGACTGGAGGGGGAGAGA GGCATATCTGGCCCTCCTGGAAAAGCTGGTCCCAAAGGAAGACAA GGTGTGCTGGGTGATGTCGGTGAACGGGGAGCGACCGGTCCTGATGGCAGTGAG GGGCCTGTTGGTGGGACTGGTATTACTGGCTTTCCGGGCCTCGGG GGTGAGCCGGGCCCCGAAGGTCCTCGAGGATTGCCCGGTGTGGTCGGGCCAAAG GGACCAGCCGGACGAGCTGGCCTGCCTGGATTGAAAGGTGATAAG GGTGAAGTGGGACAACAGGGTGAACCAGGAGAGATGGGTTTCCAAGGTGATAAG GGCGTCCCTGGTGCATCTGGTTCTCCTGGGCCAAGAGGAAAACCTGGACCACCG GGTCAAATTGGAGATATTGGACCACAAGGCTCACCAGGGCCTCCAGGCCCAGAG GGTTTTCCAGGAGATATCGGAGTGCCTGGGCCAAATGGGCCTCCCGGACCAAAG GGTTTGCAAGGTGCTCAAGGTGTCCAAGGCCCGATGGGGCCACAAGGAACGCAA GGTGACGAAGGACCACTTGGCCTATCCGGCAATCCCGGTCCCATT GGGCGACCTGGAAGGAAAGGCCACCTCGGTGAACCTGGACTAGATGGTCTGCCG GGAGAGAAAGGGGACAGTGGAAATGTTGGAAAAATCGGAGCACAA ggTCTCGTAGGCCTCGTAGGAATGGCCGGCGCGATGGGAAATCCCGGTGAAAAG GGTGACCGTGGTCCAACAGGTCCAACAGGTCCAGCAGGAGAGAAAGGGCCACGA GGATATCCAGGGTTGCCCGGGAGTCCCGGGGACATCGGCATGCAAGGTACACCT GGTCCACAGGGGCAGAGAGGAAGTCCCGGCAGTGGCGGTACAAAGGGCCGTAGG GGGCCTCGAGGTCCTGATGGCCCAATGGGAGAAGCAGGCCCCGAGGGCGCCAAG GGGGAAATTGGTGATATTGGCTTAAAAGGAGAACCAGGATTTCTA GGCAAAGTTGGCATTCCAGGAGAGAGAGGACACCCTGGCAAGCCT GGTAAAGCGGGCATTCCAGGAAGTAGCGGGGAGCGGGGAGCCCAGGGTGCGCCT GGATCCAGAGGACCTCTTGGAGAGGCAGGACCTGATGGAGAGCAAGGGCCTGAT GGTGGGCCTGGTGTAGAAGGGGAAGCGGGTGCCGTAGGAGAGCCAGGCTTAAAG GGTGATAGCGGGCCTCCGGGAGCTGAAGGAGAGCTGGGCCAGGATGGTATAAGA GGCCCCGCTGGTCCGCCTGGTGAAGATGGCCCTCAAGGGAATGATGGACCCAAG GGTGATCCTGGTGAGTGTGGACAAGGAGGAGAACCCGGGGACAAAGGGATGGAAGGAGACCCCGGACCTGCTGGGCCACCTGGACAACCAGGGAAACAGGGCTTTCGC GGGCCAGAAGGAAAGCCGGGCTCTCCAGGAAATAGGGGACGAAGTGGAAAGAAG GGTGAGAAAGGTCCTCCTGGTCTTGGCGGTGAACCCGGAGACCGCGGCGACATTGGCCCAGCGGGCGAGGCGGCGCCAAAAGGTGCCAGAGGAACTCGAGGGCCTCCT GGTCGGCCCGGCATCATGGGAATGGAAGGGCAACCGGGATTGGCAGGATACGCA GGTCATCCTGGTAAGCAGGGGCCTATTGGACCCCCGGGGCCTAAAGGTGAAAAG GGTTATCCAGGCGAGGACAATAAGACCCCAGGACCATCAGGGCCCTTAGGTGAACCA GGGACACCAGGAGAGAGGGGAGATCGTGGGGAACCAGGAGACGAAGGATATCAG GGACATACTGGTACCGCTGGACCTCGTGGGGCTGTAGGACCACCGGGCTTACCT GGGTCAGCAGGCATGCCGGGGAAGCCGGGTCGGAAAGGAGAGATGGGCGCTCCG GGCTCAGCGGGGAAGAAAGGTGCAACGGGTTTGAATGGAGCCCCCGGAGTTGAA GGGCCAATTGGTTTACCGGGACCCAAAGGCGTGAAGGGTTACCCTGGACTTGATGGTCCTTCTGGACTCACTGGCTTACCAGGATTAGCAGGAAAACAAGGAAGACAG GGCCAGCGAGGCTTATTGGGACCAACTGGTCCTCCTGGACGTCCAGGACCTCGAGGGAGCATCGGACTCCCAGGACCACCCGGAGAACCCGGACCGCCGGGTCAAAAG GGAGAGATTGGCCTGCCAGGAGATCGGGGAGTGTCAGGGGTCAGAGGGCTGGAGGGGGCTACAGGTGACCAGGGAATGAAGGGTGAGACAGGATCCAAAGGGCAACCA GGGGAACCAGGTCGTCCGGGGCTTCTTGGTTTGCAGGGCTTTCCAGGTCCAAAG GGTCCGAATGGTGATGTGGGACTGAAAGGTTTCCATGGTCCCAAGGGCCCGACGGGTACACGG GGATTCACTGGGCCAGTGGGGCCTGAGGGAAAGATGGGCCCAATGGGAAAAGCT GGGCCACGAGGTCCAAGAGGAAGCGGGGGTGAAATG GGGCCCCAAGGGCCACATGGAAGTCCAGGACCCAGA GGCCCCCCTGGAGCTCCAGGACCTACA CAAAAAATGGACGGATCTGTGATCTTGACCCCACAGAGGCAACTAGTTGATGACCACAGCCTGTCTGACTCGAAAGCCGCCCTCGGAAACGAAGAG AGTTTTCAAAACTCACAAGTGGGCCTACCAGACCAGAATGCCGAGATTTTTAAGACTTTGCATTACCTGAGTGGCGTTATTGAGAGCATCAAAAAGCCAGTGGGAACCAAGGAGAACCCCACTCGTGTCTGTAAGGACCTGCTGGACTGTCATCCAAAGCTCAAAGATG GCTGGTTCTGGATCGATCCCAATCTTGGCTGCAATTCAGATGCTTTCCAGGTCTTTTGCAACTTCACCGCAGGGGGTCAGACCTGTTTGCATCCACTGGCCTCTAATAGG ATGGCGTTTGGTGTAGGAAATGTCCAAATGAAGTTTCTCCATTTACTGAGTAGCGAGGCCAGCCAGAACATGATACTGCATTGCCTGACCGCTCACTCCAACAGCAGCACAGACACCGGCTTGGGCTCTCCCGGCCCCCCCAAAGCAAAAGAGAGCGGTCGTCTTCGCTTCCGAGGCTGGAACAAGCAAATGTTTGAGAGCGACACACTACTTGAACCGTTTGTGGCAAAAGATGAGTGCAAG ATCCAAGATGGCAGCTGGCATGAGTCACATTTCTTCTTCTATACTCAGGAGAGCCAGCAACTACCAATTGTAGAGCTGGAGGAAAGTCCCACACCACGTGGCAATGTTAAGCGACATATCGAAGTTGGCCCCGTGTGCTTTCTTTGA
- the LOC133166691 gene encoding collagen alpha-1(XXIV) chain isoform X3: protein MHLGAQRTRSGRVSAAATWNFLLLLSACFAAFSGEEDYLAQRVDILDQLGLTAPRTTDNPYQRSAKASSTYPNVPWAPPNVPFAGRDGVALDSNSLSEAPVSSLFPPQFGEEFSVVLSVSSRRANNALISSFRDGRDRLRFAIRLLPRALLVYTAEETAVRFAYNWHDGQRRSFAIAVGARSVSFYSRCGALRQRRQRSRTLGNCAGPFTLGRSELKAAPFNGRICQLDVFPAARAAARYCDYLRKQCRPADTYRSSRPRRALALRANDSSMSNPVTRSSLGTADPPQTPINSKATVASDTVLQLDSTSSPTADSDLEEQRRISGLKDPTLQTDATNSPSDAGSTSRRHLPMTIGTTLLYGETNGDSLELDGSYDDRDGYDDGYEEADLLYDSDEDALRGPKGEPGLPGPPGPPGLPGRQGARGSRGPNGPAGKPGPAGPPGPKGAKGDPGLSPGQAAPGEKGDKGPPGLLGSDGFPGLQGPKGYPGPPGLPGERGIAGLPGEVGSAGYPGRQGAAGPEGNPGPKGVAGFIGPPGIAGPPGLEGERGISGPPGKAGPKGRQGVLGDVGERGATGPDGSEGPVGGTGITGFPGLGGEPGPEGPRGLPGVVGPKGPAGRAGLPGLKGDKGEVGQQGEPGEMGFQGDKGVPGASGSPGPRGKPGPPGQIGDIGPQGSPGPPGPEGFPGDIGVPGPNGPPGPKGLQGAQGVQGPMGPQGTQGDEGPLGLSGNPGPIGRPGRKGHLGEPGLDGLPGEKGDSGNVGKIGAQGLVGLVGMAGAMGNPGEKGDRGPTGPTGPAGEKGPRGYPGLPGSPGDIGMQGTPGPQGQRGSPGSGGTKGRRGPRGPDGPMGEAGPEGAKGEIGDIGLKGEPGFLGKVGIPGERGHPGKPGKAGIPGSSGERGAQGAPGSRGPLGEAGPDGEQGPDGGPGVEGEAGAVGEPGLKGDSGPPGAEGELGQDGIRGPAGPPGEDGPQGNDGPKGDPGECGQGGEPGDKGMEGDPGPAGPPGQPGKQGFRGPEGKPGSPGNRGRSGKKGEKGPPGLGGEPGDRGDIGPAGEAAPKGARGTRGPPGRPGIMGMEGQPGLAGYAGHPGKQGPIGPPGPKGEKGYPGEDNKTPGPSGPLGEPGTPGERGDRGEPGDEGYQGHTGTAGPRGAVGPPGLPGSAGMPGKPGRKGEMGAPGSAGKKGATGLNGAPGVEGPIGLPGPKGVKGYPGLDGPSGLTGLPGLAGKQGRQGQRGLLGPTGPPGRPGPRGSIGLPGPPGEPGPPGQKGEIGLPGDRGVSGVRGLEGATGDQGMKGETGSKGQPGEPGRPGLLGLQGFPGPKGPNGDVGLKGFHGPKGPTGTRGFTGPVGPEGKMGPMGKAGPRGPRGSGGEMGPQGPHGSPGPRGPPGAPGPTRQLVDDHSLSDSKAALGNEESFQNSQVGLPDQNAEIFKTLHYLSGVIESIKKPVGTKENPTRVCKDLLDCHPKLKDGWFWIDPNLGCNSDAFQVFCNFTAGGQTCLHPLASNRMAFGVGNVQMKFLHLLSSEASQNMILHCLTAHSNSSTDTGLGSPGPPKAKESGRLRFRGWNKQMFESDTLLEPFVAKDECKIQDGSWHESHFFFYTQESQQLPIVELEESPTPRGNVKRHIEVGPVCFL, encoded by the exons GTGGAACTTTCTTCTGCTCCTGTCAGCATGCTTTGCAGCATTCTCTGGAGAAGAAGACTACCTAGCTCAAA GAGTGGATATCCTCGATCAACTCGGGCTCACGGCTCCGAGAACAACAGACAATCCGTACCAAAGAAGTGCCAAAGCTTCAAGCACGTATCCCAATGTTCCCTGGGCACCTCCAAATGTCCCGTTTGCTGGACGGGATGGGGTAGCGCTAGACTCAAATTCTCTTTCTGAGGCTCCCGTGAGCAGTCTTTTTCCTCCACAATTTGGTGAGGAGTTTTCTGTTGTGCTAAGCGTGAGCTCCCGGCGAGCAAACAATGCTTTGATTTCCAGTTTCAGAGACGGCAGGGACAGACTGCGTTTTGCCATTCGGCTCctgccgcgcgcactgctcgtCTACACGGCGGAGGAGACCGCCGTCCGCTTTGCCTACAATTGGCACGACGGGCAGCGGCGCTCTTTTGCTATCGCCGTTGGAGCGCGCTCCGTGTCGTTCTATTCCCGTTGCGGAGCGCTGCGCCAACGACGGCAAAGGTCTCGGACGCTCGGCAATTGCGCTGGCCCCTTCACTTTGGGGAGGAGCGAGCTCAAAGCGGCGCCATTCAATGGGCGGATCTGCCAACTGGATGTGTTTCCTGCGGCCCGAGCTGCCGCGCGCTATTGCGACTACCTCCGAAAACAGTGCCGGCCGGCCGACACGTACCGATCGTCTCGGCCACGGCGCGCTTTGGCTCTCCGGGCAAACGATAGCTCCATGTCCAATCCCGTCACAAGGTCCTCTCTGGGAACAGCAGATCCTCCTCAAACGCCGATCAATTCCAAAGCAACGGTGGCCTCTGACACTGTGCTCCAACTCGATTCGACCTCAAGCCCTACAGCAGACTCAGATCTGGAAGAGCAGAGGCGCATTTCTGGATTGAAGGACCCGACTCTGCAGACTGACGCGACGAATTCGCCGAGTGACGCTGGGAGCACCAGCAGGCGACACCTGCCAATGACTATTGGAACTACTTTACTTTATGGTGAAACGAATGGAGACTCCTTGGAGCTGGATGGCAGTTACGACGATAGGGACGGCTACGACGATGGCTATGAAGAGGCAGACCTCCTGTACGACTCGGATGAAGATGCCTTACGTGGGCCCAAAGGAGAGCCGGGTCTTCCG GGTCCTCCCGGTCCCCCTGGTTTACCTGGTCGTCAAGGTGCAAGAGGCTCTCGG GGTCCCAACGGTCCTGCCGGAAAACCTGGACCAGCTGGACCCCCTGGACCCAAG GGTGCAAAAGGAGACCCGGGGCTGTCTCCGGGTCAAGCTGCACCAGGAGAAAAG GGTGACAAAGGTCCACCCGGACTGCTCGGTTCTGATGGTTTTCCAGGTTTGCAG GGTCCGAAAGGTTATCCAGGACCACCTGGGCTGCCAGGAGAGCGA GGCATAGCGGGACTTCCCGGGGAAGTGGGCTCTGCAGGTTACCCTGGCAGGCAG GGCGCCGCTGGCCCAGAAGGTAACCCGGGGCCCAAGGGGGTTGCT GGTTTTATTGGACCTCCTGGTATAGCTGGACCACCAGGACTGGAGGGGGAGAGA GGCATATCTGGCCCTCCTGGAAAAGCTGGTCCCAAAGGAAGACAA GGTGTGCTGGGTGATGTCGGTGAACGGGGAGCGACCGGTCCTGATGGCAGTGAG GGGCCTGTTGGTGGGACTGGTATTACTGGCTTTCCGGGCCTCGGG GGTGAGCCGGGCCCCGAAGGTCCTCGAGGATTGCCCGGTGTGGTCGGGCCAAAG GGACCAGCCGGACGAGCTGGCCTGCCTGGATTGAAAGGTGATAAG GGTGAAGTGGGACAACAGGGTGAACCAGGAGAGATGGGTTTCCAAGGTGATAAG GGCGTCCCTGGTGCATCTGGTTCTCCTGGGCCAAGAGGAAAACCTGGACCACCG GGTCAAATTGGAGATATTGGACCACAAGGCTCACCAGGGCCTCCAGGCCCAGAG GGTTTTCCAGGAGATATCGGAGTGCCTGGGCCAAATGGGCCTCCCGGACCAAAG GGTTTGCAAGGTGCTCAAGGTGTCCAAGGCCCGATGGGGCCACAAGGAACGCAA GGTGACGAAGGACCACTTGGCCTATCCGGCAATCCCGGTCCCATT GGGCGACCTGGAAGGAAAGGCCACCTCGGTGAACCTGGACTAGATGGTCTGCCG GGAGAGAAAGGGGACAGTGGAAATGTTGGAAAAATCGGAGCACAA ggTCTCGTAGGCCTCGTAGGAATGGCCGGCGCGATGGGAAATCCCGGTGAAAAG GGTGACCGTGGTCCAACAGGTCCAACAGGTCCAGCAGGAGAGAAAGGGCCACGA GGATATCCAGGGTTGCCCGGGAGTCCCGGGGACATCGGCATGCAAGGTACACCT GGTCCACAGGGGCAGAGAGGAAGTCCCGGCAGTGGCGGTACAAAGGGCCGTAGG GGGCCTCGAGGTCCTGATGGCCCAATGGGAGAAGCAGGCCCCGAGGGCGCCAAG GGGGAAATTGGTGATATTGGCTTAAAAGGAGAACCAGGATTTCTA GGCAAAGTTGGCATTCCAGGAGAGAGAGGACACCCTGGCAAGCCT GGTAAAGCGGGCATTCCAGGAAGTAGCGGGGAGCGGGGAGCCCAGGGTGCGCCT GGATCCAGAGGACCTCTTGGAGAGGCAGGACCTGATGGAGAGCAAGGGCCTGAT GGTGGGCCTGGTGTAGAAGGGGAAGCGGGTGCCGTAGGAGAGCCAGGCTTAAAG GGTGATAGCGGGCCTCCGGGAGCTGAAGGAGAGCTGGGCCAGGATGGTATAAGA GGCCCCGCTGGTCCGCCTGGTGAAGATGGCCCTCAAGGGAATGATGGACCCAAG GGTGATCCTGGTGAGTGTGGACAAGGAGGAGAACCCGGGGACAAAGGGATGGAAGGAGACCCCGGACCTGCTGGGCCACCTGGACAACCAGGGAAACAGGGCTTTCGC GGGCCAGAAGGAAAGCCGGGCTCTCCAGGAAATAGGGGACGAAGTGGAAAGAAG GGTGAGAAAGGTCCTCCTGGTCTTGGCGGTGAACCCGGAGACCGCGGCGACATTGGCCCAGCGGGCGAGGCGGCGCCAAAAGGTGCCAGAGGAACTCGAGGGCCTCCT GGTCGGCCCGGCATCATGGGAATGGAAGGGCAACCGGGATTGGCAGGATACGCA GGTCATCCTGGTAAGCAGGGGCCTATTGGACCCCCGGGGCCTAAAGGTGAAAAG GGTTATCCAGGCGAGGACAATAAGACCCCAGGACCATCAGGGCCCTTAGGTGAACCA GGGACACCAGGAGAGAGGGGAGATCGTGGGGAACCAGGAGACGAAGGATATCAG GGACATACTGGTACCGCTGGACCTCGTGGGGCTGTAGGACCACCGGGCTTACCT GGGTCAGCAGGCATGCCGGGGAAGCCGGGTCGGAAAGGAGAGATGGGCGCTCCG GGCTCAGCGGGGAAGAAAGGTGCAACGGGTTTGAATGGAGCCCCCGGAGTTGAA GGGCCAATTGGTTTACCGGGACCCAAAGGCGTGAAGGGTTACCCTGGACTTGATGGTCCTTCTGGACTCACTGGCTTACCAGGATTAGCAGGAAAACAAGGAAGACAG GGCCAGCGAGGCTTATTGGGACCAACTGGTCCTCCTGGACGTCCAGGACCTCGAGGGAGCATCGGACTCCCAGGACCACCCGGAGAACCCGGACCGCCGGGTCAAAAG GGAGAGATTGGCCTGCCAGGAGATCGGGGAGTGTCAGGGGTCAGAGGGCTGGAGGGGGCTACAGGTGACCAGGGAATGAAGGGTGAGACAGGATCCAAAGGGCAACCA GGGGAACCAGGTCGTCCGGGGCTTCTTGGTTTGCAGGGCTTTCCAGGTCCAAAG GGTCCGAATGGTGATGTGGGACTGAAAGGTTTCCATGGTCCCAAGGGCCCGACGGGTACACGG GGATTCACTGGGCCAGTGGGGCCTGAGGGAAAGATGGGCCCAATGGGAAAAGCT GGGCCACGAGGTCCAAGAGGAAGCGGGGGTGAAATG GGGCCCCAAGGGCCACATGGAAGTCCAGGACCCAGA GGCCCCCCTGGAGCTCCAGGACCTACA AGGCAACTAGTTGATGACCACAGCCTGTCTGACTCGAAAGCCGCCCTCGGAAACGAAGAG AGTTTTCAAAACTCACAAGTGGGCCTACCAGACCAGAATGCCGAGATTTTTAAGACTTTGCATTACCTGAGTGGCGTTATTGAGAGCATCAAAAAGCCAGTGGGAACCAAGGAGAACCCCACTCGTGTCTGTAAGGACCTGCTGGACTGTCATCCAAAGCTCAAAGATG GCTGGTTCTGGATCGATCCCAATCTTGGCTGCAATTCAGATGCTTTCCAGGTCTTTTGCAACTTCACCGCAGGGGGTCAGACCTGTTTGCATCCACTGGCCTCTAATAGG ATGGCGTTTGGTGTAGGAAATGTCCAAATGAAGTTTCTCCATTTACTGAGTAGCGAGGCCAGCCAGAACATGATACTGCATTGCCTGACCGCTCACTCCAACAGCAGCACAGACACCGGCTTGGGCTCTCCCGGCCCCCCCAAAGCAAAAGAGAGCGGTCGTCTTCGCTTCCGAGGCTGGAACAAGCAAATGTTTGAGAGCGACACACTACTTGAACCGTTTGTGGCAAAAGATGAGTGCAAG ATCCAAGATGGCAGCTGGCATGAGTCACATTTCTTCTTCTATACTCAGGAGAGCCAGCAACTACCAATTGTAGAGCTGGAGGAAAGTCCCACACCACGTGGCAATGTTAAGCGACATATCGAAGTTGGCCCCGTGTGCTTTCTTTGA